In Bos mutus isolate GX-2022 chromosome 10, NWIPB_WYAK_1.1, whole genome shotgun sequence, a single window of DNA contains:
- the LOC102270072 gene encoding olfactory receptor 4Q2 — translation MDENQTKVVREFILAGFSQTQSIETGLFVLFLLFYVSTWVGNVLIMVTVVYDNHLNSSPMYFLLGNLSFLDLCYSTVTTPKLLADFLDNEKLIPYDQCIVQLFFLHVVGAAEMFLLTVMAYDRYVAICHPLHYTTIMSQGLCCVLVTASWMGGFVHSTVQTILTVRLPFCGPNQVDNFFCDVPPVIKLACADTFVIELLMVSNSGLISTSSFVVLVSSYATILVKIRSKEGRRKALSTCGSHLMVVTLFFGPCIFIYARPFSTFSVDKMVSVLYNVITPMLNPLIYTLRNKEVKSAMRKLWDRSGLTWKKQET, via the coding sequence ATGGATGAAAACCAAACAAAGGTAGTGAGAGAATTTATCCTGGCAGGTTTCTCACAGACACAATCTATTGAAACAGGGCTATTTGTACTATTTCTTCTCTTCTATGTGTCCACTTGGGTAGGAAATGTCCTTATCATGGTCACAGTAGTCTATGATAACCATCTGAATTCATCACCCATGTATTTCCTTCTTGGCAACCTCTCTTTCCTGGATCTATGTTATTCAACAGTAACTACCCCTAAGCTTCTGGCCGACTTTCTTGATAATGAAAAGCTCATTCCCTATGACCAATGCATTGTGCAGCTGTTCTTCCTGCATGTCGTAGGGGCAGCAGAGATGTTCCTGCTCACAGTGATGGCCTATGATCGCTATGTTGCAATCTGTCACCCCCTGCACTATACCACTATCATGAGTCAAGGATTATGCTGTGTGTTGGTAACTGCCTCCTGGATGGGAGGATTTGTGCACTCTACTGTCCAGACAATTCTCACTGTCCGTCTGCCCTTTTGTGGGCCAAATCAGGTGGACAACTTCTTTTGTGATGTTCCCCCTGTCATCAAACTTGCCTGTGCAGACACTTTTGTCATTGAATTGCTAATGGTATCTAATAGTGGGTTGATTTCTACCAGCTCCTTTGTAGTGTTGGTTTCTTCCTATGCCACTATCCTAGTCAAGATTCGCTCCAAGGAAGGAAGGCGAAAGGCACTCTCAACCTGTGGCTCTCACCTCATGGTGGTAACACTCTTTTTTGGACCCTGTATTTTCATCTATGCTCGTCCATTCTCCACTTTTTCTGTGGACAAGATGGTGTCTGTACTCTACAATGTTATTACTCCCATGCTGAACCCCCTCATCTACACACTTCGGAACAAAGAGGTCAAGTCAGCCATGCGAAAGCTGTGGGATAGGAGTGGACTTACTtggaaaaagcaggagacataa